One segment of Podarcis muralis chromosome 17, rPodMur119.hap1.1, whole genome shotgun sequence DNA contains the following:
- the LOC144325956 gene encoding synaptonemal complex central element protein 3-like isoform X8 yields the protein MLRMAKCEPCERNYDNMVKMLEDLNRDLEKLLEDMEKLSVQATWMAYDMVVMRANPDLANSMRRLEDAFLTCKEEMEKNWQEMLKETKGAEQKQE from the exons ATGGCCAAATGTGAACCCTGTGAAAGAAATTACGACAACATGGTAAAAATGCTTGAGGATCTGAACAGGGATTTAGAGAAGCTCCTGGAAGACATGGAAAAACTATCAG TGCAGGCTACATGGATGGCTTATGATATGGTGGTGATGCGTGCTAACCCAGACTTGGCCAACTCTATGAGGCGACTGGAAGATGCTTTTCTCACCTGTAAGGAAGAAATGGAGAAGAACTGGCAAGAAATGTTGAAGGAAACTAAGGGTGCTGAACAAAAGCAAGAATGA
- the LOC144325956 gene encoding synaptonemal complex central element protein 3-like isoform X3 → MFVLKDEGLDLTEKDTDYTFSKLTCADKNFSILNALMLLFEHARLLWIRRKCNTVSRAVLYSQQMAKCEPCERNYDNMVKMLEDLNRDLEKLLEDMEKLSVQATWMAYDMVVMRANPDLANSMRRLEDAFLTCKEEMEKNWQEMLKETKGAEQKQE, encoded by the exons atgtttgttttaaaagatgaAGGCTTGGATCTAACCGAGAAGGACACGGACTACACCTTTAGCAAACTTACCTGTGCAGACAAGAACTTTTCCATTCTGAATGCTCTAATGCTTTTGTTTGAACATGCCCGTCTATTGTGGATTAGGAGAAAATGTAACACGGTTTCAAGAGCAGTCCTTTACTCACAGCAG ATGGCCAAATGTGAACCCTGTGAAAGAAATTACGACAACATGGTAAAAATGCTTGAGGATCTGAACAGGGATTTAGAGAAGCTCCTGGAAGACATGGAAAAACTATCAG TGCAGGCTACATGGATGGCTTATGATATGGTGGTGATGCGTGCTAACCCAGACTTGGCCAACTCTATGAGGCGACTGGAAGATGCTTTTCTCACCTGTAAGGAAGAAATGGAGAAGAACTGGCAAGAAATGTTGAAGGAAACTAAGGGTGCTGAACAAAAGCAAGAATGA
- the LOC144325956 gene encoding synaptonemal complex central element protein 3-like isoform X4, which produces MAKCEPCERNYDNMVKMLEDLNRDLEKLLEDMEKLSVQATWMAYDMVVMRANPDLANSMRRLEDAFLTCKEEMEKNWQEMLKETKGAEQKQE; this is translated from the exons ATGGCCAAATGTGAACCCTGTGAAAGAAATTACGACAACATGGTAAAAATGCTTGAGGATCTGAACAGGGATTTAGAGAAGCTCCTGGAAGACATGGAAAAACTATCAG TGCAGGCTACATGGATGGCTTATGATATGGTGGTGATGCGTGCTAACCCAGACTTGGCCAACTCTATGAGGCGACTGGAAGATGCTTTTCTCACCTGTAAGGAAGAAATGGAGAAGAACTGGCAAGAAATGTTGAAGGAAACTAAGGGTGCTGAACAAAAGCAAGAATGA
- the LOC144325956 gene encoding synaptonemal complex central element protein 3-like isoform X6: MRRKERDCMAKCEPCERNYDNMVKMLEDLNRDLEKLLEDMEKLSVQATWMAYDMVVMRANPDLANSMRRLEDAFLTCKEEMEKNWQEMLKETKGAEQKQE; encoded by the exons atgaggagaaaggaaagggacTGT ATGGCCAAATGTGAACCCTGTGAAAGAAATTACGACAACATGGTAAAAATGCTTGAGGATCTGAACAGGGATTTAGAGAAGCTCCTGGAAGACATGGAAAAACTATCAG TGCAGGCTACATGGATGGCTTATGATATGGTGGTGATGCGTGCTAACCCAGACTTGGCCAACTCTATGAGGCGACTGGAAGATGCTTTTCTCACCTGTAAGGAAGAAATGGAGAAGAACTGGCAAGAAATGTTGAAGGAAACTAAGGGTGCTGAACAAAAGCAAGAATGA
- the LOC144325956 gene encoding synaptonemal complex central element protein 3-like isoform X7 has translation MEAWLNMAKCEPCERNYDNMVKMLEDLNRDLEKLLEDMEKLSVQATWMAYDMVVMRANPDLANSMRRLEDAFLTCKEEMEKNWQEMLKETKGAEQKQE, from the exons ATGGAGGCCTGGCTAAAC ATGGCCAAATGTGAACCCTGTGAAAGAAATTACGACAACATGGTAAAAATGCTTGAGGATCTGAACAGGGATTTAGAGAAGCTCCTGGAAGACATGGAAAAACTATCAG TGCAGGCTACATGGATGGCTTATGATATGGTGGTGATGCGTGCTAACCCAGACTTGGCCAACTCTATGAGGCGACTGGAAGATGCTTTTCTCACCTGTAAGGAAGAAATGGAGAAGAACTGGCAAGAAATGTTGAAGGAAACTAAGGGTGCTGAACAAAAGCAAGAATGA